The Diorhabda sublineata isolate icDioSubl1.1 chromosome 6, icDioSubl1.1, whole genome shotgun sequence genome includes a window with the following:
- the LOC130446037 gene encoding probable phospholipid-transporting ATPase IA isoform X7 produces the protein MQRQQSIEIGPVSSNSPTNGSTRNPDDNGLHPTDDNDGTISSALDRDTETSADQRANAEQRVIFINRTQPPVSKFISNRVSTAKYSLVRFIPLFLYEQFRRWANVFFLMIAMLQQIPDVSPTGRYTTLVPLIFILTVSAVKEIIEDIKRHRADDETNHRKAEVLRGENWVNIKWKNLVVGDIVKVWNNTFFPADLVLLSSSEPQGMSFIETANLDGETNLKIRQALPSTATITSTQELGQLFGTIECEPPNKHLYEFNGVIRQRGKSPEALGPDQILLRGAILRNTSWVFGIVIYTGHESKLMKNSALAPLKRSTVDKMTNVQILLLFGVLVAMCLICSIFNVLWTNNHTDTDWYIGLEGQSNNLFYNLLTFLILFNNLIPISLQVTLEVVRFIQAIFINMDVEMYHTETNTPAMARTSNLNEELGQVKYVFSDKTGTLTRNIMEFKRCAIGPDLYTISENVEDSTLVKNLRSDHKNAALMRDMLVLLSVCHTVIPEKTADGEIIYHAASPDERALVYGASKFGYVFESRTPDYVEIDALGTRERYQILTVLEFTSARKRMSVIVRDPKGKIKLFCKGADSIIYERLDNNSGREHCEILLQHLENFASEGLRTLCCAVTDLKESDYEHWKELYHKASISLQHREEKIEEAANLIERKLKLIGATAIEDKLQEGVPETIAALLQADINVWVLTGDKQETAINIGYSCKLLSQGMQLIILNEDGLDKTREAILKNCEDLGDNLGKQNDIGLVVDGKTLTYCLTCELRNDFLKLCVSCKVVICCRVSPIQKAEVVEYVTKYTKTVTLAIGDGANDVAMIQKAHVGIGISGVEGLQAACASDYSIGQFRFLLRLLFVHGAWNYSRICKIILYSFYKNICLYVIELWFAIYSGWSGQILFERWSIGMYNVIFTALPPLAMGLFDKPCSSDKMMQFPKLYKPSQSGELFNIKVFWVWIINGMIHSALLFWLPLLATQNDTLWLNGHDGGYLILGNCVYTYVVVTVCLKAGLVTNSWTWLTHCAIWGSIMLWFLFVIVYSLFWPAIPIGSVMCRMYILLFSSSVFWLGVFIVPIITALPDFTVKIVQGTMFKSITDIVRENDIKKSDPSMYRGEPKNSPLHALEQFAIS, from the exons ATGACAACGACGGAACAATATCGTCTGCACTTGACAGAGACACTGAGACATCAGCTGATCAAAGAGCTAATGCCGAACAACGTGTGATATTTATAAATAGGACCCAACCGCCCGTGTCCAAATTTATTAGTAATAGAGTATCAACAGCCAAATATAG TCTTGTAAGATTCATACCGCTGTTCCTTTACGAACAGTTTCGAAGATGGGCCAATGTATTTTTTCTGATGATAGCCATGCTACAGCAAATTCCAGATGTTTCACCAACGGGCAGATACACCACCTTAGTGCCTCTTATTTTTATACTAACAGTGTCTGCCGTCAAGGAAATTATAGAGGATATT AAACGGCATAGAGCAGACGATGAAACGAATCACAGAAAAGCTGAAGTACTTAGAGGTGAAAATTGGGTaaatattaaatggaaaaatttagtaGTGGGGGACATTGTTAAAGTATGGAACAACACATTTTTTCCGGCAGATCTGGTGTTGCTATCATCAAG TGAACCACAAGGAATGAGTTTCATCGAAACAGCAAATCTAGATGGGGAAACCAATTTGAAAATCAGACAAGCACTTCCGAGTACAGCCACTATAACAAGTACACAGGAACTAGGACAGTTGTTTGGTACCATAGAATGTGAGCCTccaaataaacatttatatgaATTCAATGGTGTCATTAGGCAGAGGGGCAAATC ACCTGAAGCTTTAGGACCTGATCAAATTCTTTTACGAGGCGCCATTTTAAGAAATACATCTTGGGTTTTCGGTATAGTTATTTACACTGGTCatgaatcaaaattaatgaaaaattccgCACTTGCACCACTCAAGCGTTCTACTGTCGATAAGATGACCAAcgttcaaattcttcttttgtttGGCGTACTCGTAGCCATGTGcttaatttgttcaatatttaacGTTTTATGGACCAATAACCACACCGACACTGACTGGTATATTGGATTAGAAG gcCAATCCAATAATTTATTCTACAATCTACTAACTTTTCTGATTCTCTTCAACAATTTAATACCAATTTCCCTACAAGTTACACTGGAAGTCGTCAGATTTATTCAG gctatatttataaatatggaTGTGGAAATGTATCATACAGAAACCAATACACCAGCTATGGCACGTACTTCTAATTTAAATGAGGAATTGGGACAAGTAAAATAcgttttttctgataaaactgGAACACTTACAAGAAATATAATGGAATTTAAAAGGTGCGCTATAGGTCCAGACTTATATACCATCTCTGAAAATGTTGAAGACTCCACTCTAGTTAAG AATTTACGTAGTGACCATAAAAATGCAGCTTTAATGCGCGACATGCTCGTCCTTCTCTCGGTGTGTCATACCGTAATACCAGAAAAAACTGCTGACGGAGAAATAATTTATCACGCAGCTTCTCCCGATGAAAGAGCATTAGTATATGGCGCATCTAAATTCGGATATGTTTTTGAGAGTCGAACTCCAGATTATGTTGAAATAGATGCTTTAGGTACCAGAGAAAGATATCAAATATTGACAGTGTTAGAATTTACTTCAGCTAGGAAGAGGATGAGCGTGATTGTTAGGGATCCCAAAG gcaaaataaaattattttgtaaggGAGCCGACTCCATCATATATGAACGTTTAGACAACAATTCAGGACGTGAgcattgtgaaattttattacaacatttagaaaattttgcCAGCGAAGGTTTGAGAACACTCTGCTGTGCTGTCACTGATTTAAAAGAAAGTGACTATGAACATTGGAAAGAACTATATCACAAAGCTAGTATATCTTTACAGCATCGAGAGG AGAAAATCGAAGAAGCAGCTAACCTCATTGAAAGGAAATTGAAACTAATTGGTGCAACTGCGATAGAAGATAAGTTACAAGAAGGTGTACCCGAAACGATAGCAGCTCTTCTACAGGCTGATATCAACGTATGGGTTTTAACAGGCGATAAGCAAGAGACTGCAATAAATATTGGTTATTCGTGCAAACTTTTATCGCAGGGTATGCAACTAATCATACTCAATGAAGATGGATTAGAT aAAACTAGAGAGGCGATTCTTAAAAATTGCGAAGATCTGGGAGACAATTTAGGGAAACAGAATGATATAGGGCTTGTTGTCGACGGCAAAACATTAACCTATTGCCTCACTTGCGAATTGCGAAACGATTTTTTGAAACTATGCGTTTCCTGTAAAGTTGTTATATGTTGTCGCGTCTCCCCAATACAAAAAGCAGAG GTAGTGGAGTATGTAACCAAATATACTAAGACAGTTACTTTAGCCATTGGAGATGGAGCAAATGATGTTGCTATGATACAAAAAGCACATGTTGGTATTGGAATATCAGGCGTTGAAGGCTTACAAGCTGCCTGTGCTTCTGATTATAGTATAGGACAATTCAGGTTTTTGTTAAGGTTACTGTTTGTTCATGGTGCCTGGAATTATTCAAG aatatgcaaaataattctttatagtttttacaaaaatatctgCCTCTATGTAATTGAATTATGGTTTGCCATTTATTCAGGATGGTCAGGTCAAATTCTTTTCGAAAGATGGTCAATTGGTATGTACAATGTCATATTTACGGCCCTTCCTCCTCTTGCGATGGGACTTTTCGATAAACCATGCAGTTCAGATAAAATGATGCAATTTCCGAAATTGTACAAACCCTCACAAAGCGGGGAATTGTTTAACATCAAAGTTTTCTGGGTTTGGATTATCAATGGTATGATACATTCCGCTCTTTTATTTTGGTTACCATTGTTGGCGACCCAAAACGATACTCTATGGTTAAATGGGCATGATGGAGGTTATTTGATACTTGGAAATTGTGTATATACC TATGTTGTGGTGACAGTTTGTTTAAAAGCTGGTTTAGTTACCAATTCATGGACCTGGTTAACACATTGTGCTATCTGGGGATCGAtcatgctatggtttttattcgTCATCGTATACAG tttattttgGCCAGCAATACCAATCGGATCTGTAATGTGTCGAATGTATATACTACTATTTTCGTCGAGTGTCTTTTGGTTGGGTGTTTTTATCGTGCCAATTATTACCGCTCTGCCAGATTTTACAGTTAAAAT AGTACAAGGGACTATGTTTAAATCAATAACGGACATAGTTCGCGAAAACGATATAAAGAAAAGTGATCCTTCGATGTATAGGGGAGAGCCGAAAAATTC ACCATTGCATGCGTTGGAACAATTTGCAATAT CTTGA
- the LOC130446037 gene encoding probable phospholipid-transporting ATPase IA isoform X8 has protein sequence MQRQQSIEIGPVSSNSPTNGSTRNPDDNGLHPTDDNDGTISSALDRDTETSADQRANAEQRVIFINRTQPPVSKFISNRVSTAKYSLVRFIPLFLYEQFRRWANVFFLMIAMLQQIPDVSPTGRYTTLVPLIFILTVSAVKEIIEDIKRHRADDETNHRKAEVLRGENWVNIKWKNLVVGDIVKVWNNTFFPADLVLLSSSEPQGMSFIETANLDGETNLKIRQALPSTATITSTQELGQLFGTIECEPPNKHLYEFNGVIRQRGKSPEALGPDQILLRGAILRNTSWVFGIVIYTGHESKLMKNSALAPLKRSTVDKMTNVQILLLFGVLVAMCLICSIFNVLWTNNHTDTDWYIGLEGQSNNLFYNLLTFLILFNNLIPISLQVTLEVVRFIQAIFINMDVEMYHTETNTPAMARTSNLNEELGQVKYVFSDKTGTLTRNIMEFKRCAIGPDLYTISENVEDSTLVKNLRSDHKNAALMRDMLVLLSVCHTVIPEKTADGEIIYHAASPDERALVYGASKFGYVFESRTPDYVEIDALGTRERYQILTVLEFTSARKRMSVIVRDPKGKIKLFCKGADSIIYERLDNNSGREHCEILLQHLENFASEGLRTLCCAVTDLKESDYEHWKELYHKASISLQHREEKIEEAANLIERKLKLIGATAIEDKLQEGVPETIAALLQADINVWVLTGDKQETAINIGYSCKLLSQGMQLIILNEDGLDKTREAILKNCEDLGDNLGKQNDIGLVVDGKTLTYCLTCELRNDFLKLCVSCKVVICCRVSPIQKAEVVEYVTKYTKTVTLAIGDGANDVAMIQKAHVGIGISGVEGLQAACASDYSIGQFRFLLRLLFVHGAWNYSRICKIILYSFYKNICLYVIELWFAIYSGWSGQILFERWSIGMYNVIFTALPPLAMGLFDKPCSSDKMMQFPKLYKPSQSGELFNIKVFWVWIINGMIHSALLFWLPLLATQNDTLWLNGHDGGYLILGNCVYTYVVVTVCLKAGLVTNSWTWLTHCAIWGSIMLWFLFVIVYSLFWPAIPIGSVMCRMYILLFSSSVFWLGVFIVPIITALPDFTVKIVQGTMFKSITDIVRENDIKKSDPSMYRGEPKNS, from the exons ATGACAACGACGGAACAATATCGTCTGCACTTGACAGAGACACTGAGACATCAGCTGATCAAAGAGCTAATGCCGAACAACGTGTGATATTTATAAATAGGACCCAACCGCCCGTGTCCAAATTTATTAGTAATAGAGTATCAACAGCCAAATATAG TCTTGTAAGATTCATACCGCTGTTCCTTTACGAACAGTTTCGAAGATGGGCCAATGTATTTTTTCTGATGATAGCCATGCTACAGCAAATTCCAGATGTTTCACCAACGGGCAGATACACCACCTTAGTGCCTCTTATTTTTATACTAACAGTGTCTGCCGTCAAGGAAATTATAGAGGATATT AAACGGCATAGAGCAGACGATGAAACGAATCACAGAAAAGCTGAAGTACTTAGAGGTGAAAATTGGGTaaatattaaatggaaaaatttagtaGTGGGGGACATTGTTAAAGTATGGAACAACACATTTTTTCCGGCAGATCTGGTGTTGCTATCATCAAG TGAACCACAAGGAATGAGTTTCATCGAAACAGCAAATCTAGATGGGGAAACCAATTTGAAAATCAGACAAGCACTTCCGAGTACAGCCACTATAACAAGTACACAGGAACTAGGACAGTTGTTTGGTACCATAGAATGTGAGCCTccaaataaacatttatatgaATTCAATGGTGTCATTAGGCAGAGGGGCAAATC ACCTGAAGCTTTAGGACCTGATCAAATTCTTTTACGAGGCGCCATTTTAAGAAATACATCTTGGGTTTTCGGTATAGTTATTTACACTGGTCatgaatcaaaattaatgaaaaattccgCACTTGCACCACTCAAGCGTTCTACTGTCGATAAGATGACCAAcgttcaaattcttcttttgtttGGCGTACTCGTAGCCATGTGcttaatttgttcaatatttaacGTTTTATGGACCAATAACCACACCGACACTGACTGGTATATTGGATTAGAAG gcCAATCCAATAATTTATTCTACAATCTACTAACTTTTCTGATTCTCTTCAACAATTTAATACCAATTTCCCTACAAGTTACACTGGAAGTCGTCAGATTTATTCAG gctatatttataaatatggaTGTGGAAATGTATCATACAGAAACCAATACACCAGCTATGGCACGTACTTCTAATTTAAATGAGGAATTGGGACAAGTAAAATAcgttttttctgataaaactgGAACACTTACAAGAAATATAATGGAATTTAAAAGGTGCGCTATAGGTCCAGACTTATATACCATCTCTGAAAATGTTGAAGACTCCACTCTAGTTAAG AATTTACGTAGTGACCATAAAAATGCAGCTTTAATGCGCGACATGCTCGTCCTTCTCTCGGTGTGTCATACCGTAATACCAGAAAAAACTGCTGACGGAGAAATAATTTATCACGCAGCTTCTCCCGATGAAAGAGCATTAGTATATGGCGCATCTAAATTCGGATATGTTTTTGAGAGTCGAACTCCAGATTATGTTGAAATAGATGCTTTAGGTACCAGAGAAAGATATCAAATATTGACAGTGTTAGAATTTACTTCAGCTAGGAAGAGGATGAGCGTGATTGTTAGGGATCCCAAAG gcaaaataaaattattttgtaaggGAGCCGACTCCATCATATATGAACGTTTAGACAACAATTCAGGACGTGAgcattgtgaaattttattacaacatttagaaaattttgcCAGCGAAGGTTTGAGAACACTCTGCTGTGCTGTCACTGATTTAAAAGAAAGTGACTATGAACATTGGAAAGAACTATATCACAAAGCTAGTATATCTTTACAGCATCGAGAGG AGAAAATCGAAGAAGCAGCTAACCTCATTGAAAGGAAATTGAAACTAATTGGTGCAACTGCGATAGAAGATAAGTTACAAGAAGGTGTACCCGAAACGATAGCAGCTCTTCTACAGGCTGATATCAACGTATGGGTTTTAACAGGCGATAAGCAAGAGACTGCAATAAATATTGGTTATTCGTGCAAACTTTTATCGCAGGGTATGCAACTAATCATACTCAATGAAGATGGATTAGAT aAAACTAGAGAGGCGATTCTTAAAAATTGCGAAGATCTGGGAGACAATTTAGGGAAACAGAATGATATAGGGCTTGTTGTCGACGGCAAAACATTAACCTATTGCCTCACTTGCGAATTGCGAAACGATTTTTTGAAACTATGCGTTTCCTGTAAAGTTGTTATATGTTGTCGCGTCTCCCCAATACAAAAAGCAGAG GTAGTGGAGTATGTAACCAAATATACTAAGACAGTTACTTTAGCCATTGGAGATGGAGCAAATGATGTTGCTATGATACAAAAAGCACATGTTGGTATTGGAATATCAGGCGTTGAAGGCTTACAAGCTGCCTGTGCTTCTGATTATAGTATAGGACAATTCAGGTTTTTGTTAAGGTTACTGTTTGTTCATGGTGCCTGGAATTATTCAAG aatatgcaaaataattctttatagtttttacaaaaatatctgCCTCTATGTAATTGAATTATGGTTTGCCATTTATTCAGGATGGTCAGGTCAAATTCTTTTCGAAAGATGGTCAATTGGTATGTACAATGTCATATTTACGGCCCTTCCTCCTCTTGCGATGGGACTTTTCGATAAACCATGCAGTTCAGATAAAATGATGCAATTTCCGAAATTGTACAAACCCTCACAAAGCGGGGAATTGTTTAACATCAAAGTTTTCTGGGTTTGGATTATCAATGGTATGATACATTCCGCTCTTTTATTTTGGTTACCATTGTTGGCGACCCAAAACGATACTCTATGGTTAAATGGGCATGATGGAGGTTATTTGATACTTGGAAATTGTGTATATACC TATGTTGTGGTGACAGTTTGTTTAAAAGCTGGTTTAGTTACCAATTCATGGACCTGGTTAACACATTGTGCTATCTGGGGATCGAtcatgctatggtttttattcgTCATCGTATACAG tttattttgGCCAGCAATACCAATCGGATCTGTAATGTGTCGAATGTATATACTACTATTTTCGTCGAGTGTCTTTTGGTTGGGTGTTTTTATCGTGCCAATTATTACCGCTCTGCCAGATTTTACAGTTAAAAT AGTACAAGGGACTATGTTTAAATCAATAACGGACATAGTTCGCGAAAACGATATAAAGAAAAGTGATCCTTCGATGTATAGGGGAGAGCCGAAAAATTC GTGA